In Beutenbergia cavernae DSM 12333, the DNA window CGGCGTCCCGCTCGCCTCGGCCGCCACCATCGCTCCCCAGGCGGGGAACGACGTCACGACGAGGTCCGGGAGTTCGCGGGCGATGAGGGAGGCGACGTCGTCGGCCTGCCCTGGTGCCGGCCCGACGAGCATGTGCTCCGCCATCCCGCGTGCGAGGCTGATCGGGTCGCGCAGCTCCCAGTCGTGCAACGGATCGTCGTCGCGCGAGCGGCCGCGCCGGTTCGGCGCCTTCTTCCACCCGACGAGCTCCGCTCCGGCGGCCCGGACATCATCGGCGCTGGCGTCCTCGGCCAGCACGATGACCCGGTGGCCCCGTTCGATCAGCCGCCGGGCGACGCCGATCTCCGGCGGCACGGTCCCGCCCCCCTCCGTGAGCGCGAAGAGGTAGGTCCCCCGCACCGCCGGCTCCCTGGAGCTTCGCTCGTCCACGTTCGGTATAGTAGCGCTACATCCAATTGACGGAGACTCACGTGACGACGTCCCGGGCGTACCGCAGCCCCGTCCGCGACGCGCAGGCGCGCCTCACGGAACAGCGGGTCCTCGACACCGCCGAGGACCTCTTCCTCTCCCGCGGGTACACCGCCACGTCCGTCGCGCAGGTCGCCCGGGGCGCCGGAGTCTCGCCACAGACCGTGTACAACGTGTTCGGCTCGAAGGTCGAGGTCCTCGCACGGCTCTACACGCGCCGCGTCCTCGGTGGCGACCCGACCCCGCCCCTGGAGCGGCCGGAGATCCGGGCGCTCGACGCCGAGACGGACGCCGCGTGGATCGTGCGCGCGTACGTGAGCCTCAGCCGCGAGCTCGCGGAGCGCGTCGGACCGCTCGAGACCGTCGTGGCCGCCGCCGCGGCCGGCGATGCGGACGTCGCGGCGCGCGTGGGCGGCCTCGGCGCCGAGCGCCTCCTCGGCGCGGAGCTGCTCGTGCGGCGGCTGCGACAGCTCGACGCGCTGCGGCCCGGGCTCGGCGACGACGAGGCGCGCGACAGGCTGTGGACGCTCTCGGGATCCGCTGTCTGGCGGATGCTCACGCGCGAACGCGGCTGGAGCACCGAGGCGTACGAGACGTGGCTGACCGAGGTGCTGAGCCAGGCGGTGCTGGCGGACCCGGACGCCGTGGCCGTGCCGCCGTGGGAGCGCGGCGGAGAGGCGGTCCGGCAGGCTGCGGACGCGACGGATCCGCGCACGCGGACGACCTAGACTCGGGCACCATGTCCACCTTCACCACCGACGAGGTCGCGCGCCTGGCGAACCTCGCCCGGATCGACCTGACGCCGGCCGAGCTCGAGCGCTACGCGGGCGAGCTCGAGGTCATCGCCTCCGCGGTCGCGCGCGTGAGCGAGGTTGCGGGCGACGACGTCCCCGCGACGTCCCACCCGATCCCCTTGACGAACGTGTGGCGCGACGACGTCGCCGCCCCGACGCTCGACCGCGGCGAGGTGCTCGCGTCGGCGCCCGAGGCCGCGGACGGCAAGTTCGCCGTCCCGCAGATCCTCGGGGAGGAGTGATGAGCGACGCCACGCTGACCCGGCGCACGGCCGCCGAGCTCGCAGCGCTCCTCGAGGGCGGCGAGGTGAGCAGCGTCGAGGTGACGCAGGCGCACCTGGACCGCATCGGCGCCGTCGACGACGCCGTGCACGCGTTCCTGCACACGGACGGCGCGCCGGCCCTCGCAGCCGCGGCCGCCGTCGACGCGGCGCGGGCGGCCGGTGACGACCTCCCCGCGCTCGCGGGCGTGCCGATCGCCGTCAAGGACGTCGTCGTGACCAGGGGCCAGCCGACGACGGCGGGCTCCCGCATCCTGGCGGACTGGGTGCCGCCGTACGACGCGACGCTCGTCACGCGCCTGCGCGCGGCGGGCATGCCGATCCTCGGCAAGACGAACATGGACGAGTTCGCCATGGGCTCGAGCACGGAGCACTCCGCGTTCGGCCCGACGCGCAACCCGTGGGACCTCGATCGGATCCCGGGCGGCTCCGGCGGGGGGAGCGCCGCGGCCGTCGCCGCGTACGAGGCGCCGCTCGCGATCGGGACCGACACGGGCGGCTCCATCCGGCAGCCGGCGGCCGTCACCGGCACGGTCGGCGTCAAGCCGACGTACGGGTCGGTGTCGCGGTACGGGCTCATCGCGCTCGCCTCCAGCCTCGACCAGGCCGGCCCGTGCACGCGCACGGTACTCGACGCCGCGCTGCTGCACGAGGTCATCGGCGGGCACGACCCGGCCGACTCGACGTCGCTGCCGGGCGAGGCCACCGGGTTCGTGGCCGCCGCGCACGACGGCGCCCGCCGGGACCTGACCGGCCTGCGCGTCGGCGTCGTCCGCGAGCTCGGCGGCGAGGGGTACCAGTCGGAGGTCCGCGCCGCGTTCGACGCCAGCGTCGAGGCGTTGCAGCGCATCGGGGCGGAGGTCGTCGAGGTCAGCTGCCCGAGCTTCGACGCCGCGCTCGCCGCGTACTACCTCATCCTTCCCGCCGAGGCGTCGAGCAACCTCGCGAAGTTCGACGGCATGCGGTACGGGCTGCGGGTGGAGCCCTCGGACGGGCCGGTGACGGCGGAGCGCGTCATGGCCGCGACCCGCGGCGCGGGGTTCGGCGACGAGGCGAAGCGCCGCATCATCCTCGGCACCTATGCGCTCTCCGCCGGGTACTACGACGCGTACTACGGCAGCGCGCAGAAGGTCCGCACGCTCATCCAGCGTGACTTCGCGGCAGCGTTCGCCGAGGTGGACGTGCTCGTGTCGCCGACGGCGCCGACCACCGCGTTCCGGCTCGGCGAGAAGCTCGACGACCCGATGGCGATGTACCTCAACGACGTCGCGACGATCCCGGCCAACCTCGCCGGCATCCCGGGCATCTCGATCCCGAACGGGACCGACGCCGCGGGCCTGCCCACCGGGTTCCAGATCCTGGCGCCGGCCCGCGAGGACGCCCGCCTGTACCGCGTGGGAGCCGCGCTCGAAGCGCTGCTCGTCGAATCCTGGGGCGGCCACCTGCTGGAGCGCGCCCCTGAGCTGGAGGTGTCCGCGTGAGCACGCAGACGAACGCCCTCGTCCCGTTCGACGAGGCGGTCGAGCGCTACGACCCCGTGCTCGGCATCGAGGTGCACGTCGAGCTGGGCACCGTGACGAAGATGTTCGACGGCGCACCCGTCACGTTCGGTGCCGAGCCGAACACCCAGGTCACGCCGGTGTCGCTCGGGCTGCCGGGCGCGCTGCCCGTGGTGAACCGGACGGCCGTCGAGTACGCGATCCGCATCGGACTGGCGCTCAACTGCGAGATCGCCGAGCTGTGCCGGTTCGCCCGGAAGAACTACTTCTACCCGGACGTGCCGAAGAACTTCCAGACGTCCCAGTACGACGAGCCGATCGCGCACGACGGGTGGATCGACGTCGAGCTCGACGACGGCGAGGTCGTGCGCGTCGAGATCGAGCGCGCGCACATGGAGGAGGACGCCGGCAAGAACACGCACGTCGGCGGCAGCACCGGACGTCTGCAGGGCGCCGAGTACTCCCTCGTCGACTACAACCGCGCCGGCATCCCGCTCGTCGAGATCGTCACCCGGCCGATCCCGGGAACGGGGGCGCGGGCGCCGGAGGTGGCCCGGGCGTACGTGCGCACGCTGCGGGACATCTTCCGCTCGCTCGGCGTCTCGGAGGCGCGGATGGAGCGCGGGAACGTGCGCGCCGACGTCAACGTCTCGCTGCGGCCGTCGCCGGACTCCCCGCTCGGCACCCGCACGGAGACGAAGAACGTCAACTCCTTCCGCAGCGTCGAGCGCGCCGTGCGGTACGAGATCTCGCGGCAGGCGGCGGTGCTCGACGCCGGTGGGCCGGTCATCCAGGAGACGCGCCACTTCCACGAGACGGACGGCTCGACGTCGCCCGGCCGGGTGAAGTCGGACGCCGAGGACTACCGGTACTTCCCCGAGCCCGACCTCGTGCCGCTCGCACCGGAGCGCGCCTGGATCGAGGAGATCCGCGCGAGCCTCCCGGAACCGCCCGCGGACCGCCGTCGTCGCCTGCTCGGCGAGTGGGGCTTCTCCGGCACGGAGATGCGCGACGTCGTGAACGCCGGCGCCGTGGAGCTCATCGAGGCCACGGTCGTCGCCGGCGCGGCACCCGCCGCCGCCCGGAAGTGGTGGATGGGCGAGCTCGCCCGGCGCGCGAACGCCGACGAGGTCGCGCTGGAGGAGCTGCCGGTCACGCCGGAGCACGTCGCCGAGCTGCAGGCGCTCGTCGACGCGGGCCGGATCAACGACAAGCTCGCCCGGCAGGCGCTCGAGGGCGTGCTCGCGGGGGAGGGGCGTCCGGAGGAGGTCGTCGTCGCCCGGGGTCTCGAGGTCGTCTCGGACGACGGTGCGCTGCTCGAGGCGATCGACGCCGCGCTCGCCGCGCAGCCGGACATCGCCGAGAAGATCCGCGGCGGCAACCTCGGGCCTGTCGGCGCGATCATCGGCGCCGTCATGAAGGCGACCCGCGGGCAGGCCGACGCCGGACGCGTGCGCGAGCTCGTGCTCGAGCGGGTGCGCTGACCCCTTCCCCGAGAGGGTTCCCTCAGCGTGCGGGTGCGCTGACCCCTC includes these proteins:
- a CDS encoding TetR/AcrR family transcriptional regulator, with translation MTTSRAYRSPVRDAQARLTEQRVLDTAEDLFLSRGYTATSVAQVARGAGVSPQTVYNVFGSKVEVLARLYTRRVLGGDPTPPLERPEIRALDAETDAAWIVRAYVSLSRELAERVGPLETVVAAAAAGDADVAARVGGLGAERLLGAELLVRRLRQLDALRPGLGDDEARDRLWTLSGSAVWRMLTRERGWSTEAYETWLTEVLSQAVLADPDAVAVPPWERGGEAVRQAADATDPRTRTT
- the gatC gene encoding Asp-tRNA(Asn)/Glu-tRNA(Gln) amidotransferase subunit GatC, encoding MSTFTTDEVARLANLARIDLTPAELERYAGELEVIASAVARVSEVAGDDVPATSHPIPLTNVWRDDVAAPTLDRGEVLASAPEAADGKFAVPQILGEE
- the gatA gene encoding Asp-tRNA(Asn)/Glu-tRNA(Gln) amidotransferase subunit GatA; amino-acid sequence: MSDATLTRRTAAELAALLEGGEVSSVEVTQAHLDRIGAVDDAVHAFLHTDGAPALAAAAAVDAARAAGDDLPALAGVPIAVKDVVVTRGQPTTAGSRILADWVPPYDATLVTRLRAAGMPILGKTNMDEFAMGSSTEHSAFGPTRNPWDLDRIPGGSGGGSAAAVAAYEAPLAIGTDTGGSIRQPAAVTGTVGVKPTYGSVSRYGLIALASSLDQAGPCTRTVLDAALLHEVIGGHDPADSTSLPGEATGFVAAAHDGARRDLTGLRVGVVRELGGEGYQSEVRAAFDASVEALQRIGAEVVEVSCPSFDAALAAYYLILPAEASSNLAKFDGMRYGLRVEPSDGPVTAERVMAATRGAGFGDEAKRRIILGTYALSAGYYDAYYGSAQKVRTLIQRDFAAAFAEVDVLVSPTAPTTAFRLGEKLDDPMAMYLNDVATIPANLAGIPGISIPNGTDAAGLPTGFQILAPAREDARLYRVGAALEALLVESWGGHLLERAPELEVSA
- the gatB gene encoding Asp-tRNA(Asn)/Glu-tRNA(Gln) amidotransferase subunit GatB, with protein sequence MSTQTNALVPFDEAVERYDPVLGIEVHVELGTVTKMFDGAPVTFGAEPNTQVTPVSLGLPGALPVVNRTAVEYAIRIGLALNCEIAELCRFARKNYFYPDVPKNFQTSQYDEPIAHDGWIDVELDDGEVVRVEIERAHMEEDAGKNTHVGGSTGRLQGAEYSLVDYNRAGIPLVEIVTRPIPGTGARAPEVARAYVRTLRDIFRSLGVSEARMERGNVRADVNVSLRPSPDSPLGTRTETKNVNSFRSVERAVRYEISRQAAVLDAGGPVIQETRHFHETDGSTSPGRVKSDAEDYRYFPEPDLVPLAPERAWIEEIRASLPEPPADRRRRLLGEWGFSGTEMRDVVNAGAVELIEATVVAGAAPAAARKWWMGELARRANADEVALEELPVTPEHVAELQALVDAGRINDKLARQALEGVLAGEGRPEEVVVARGLEVVSDDGALLEAIDAALAAQPDIAEKIRGGNLGPVGAIIGAVMKATRGQADAGRVRELVLERVR